The following proteins come from a genomic window of Oceanivirga salmonicida:
- the pgsA gene encoding CDP-diacylglycerol--glycerol-3-phosphate 3-phosphatidyltransferase, protein MDLNKANKLTILRLILIIPFLIFLSLSYYNTFFVETTTILILKGFARLIALTIFALAVATDYYDGKIARETNTVTDFGKLMDPIADKLLTFTFLLVLLKAGAVSLLLVLILLFREFLVTAERALVSIKGGMIIPASDYGKYKTVTLYAALFMIGLLNLFIQLSILNSILLLPTVILSVISAVEYHNNAKKYIEF, encoded by the coding sequence ATGGACTTAAATAAAGCGAATAAATTGACTATTTTAAGATTAATATTAATAATACCATTTTTGATATTTTTAAGTTTATCTTATTACAATACATTTTTTGTTGAAACTACAACTATATTAATATTAAAGGGATTTGCAAGACTTATAGCTTTAACTATATTTGCATTAGCAGTGGCAACAGATTATTATGATGGTAAAATTGCTAGAGAAACTAATACAGTTACTGATTTTGGTAAATTAATGGATCCTATAGCTGATAAATTATTAACTTTTACATTCTTGTTAGTATTATTAAAAGCAGGAGCAGTAAGTCTTTTACTAGTTTTAATACTACTATTTAGAGAATTTTTAGTAACAGCTGAAAGAGCCTTAGTATCTATTAAAGGTGGTATGATTATACCAGCTTCTGATTATGGGAAATATAAAACAGTAACATTGTATGCCGCTTTATTTATGATAGGTTTATTAAATTTATTTATACAACTGTCAATACTTAATAGTATATTATTATTGCCGACAGTAATATTAAGTGTAATATCAGCAGTAGAATATCATAATAATGCAAAAAAATATATTGAATTTTAA
- a CDS encoding S1 RNA-binding domain-containing protein, translating into MNLELNKEYVGRVVKIVNFGAFVELEPGVQGLLHISEIRDYRIKSVEDEISENEEITVKVISLDNDRIGLSMKRVGQE; encoded by the coding sequence GTGAATTTAGAATTAAACAAAGAGTATGTAGGTCGTGTAGTTAAAATAGTTAACTTTGGAGCATTTGTAGAATTAGAACCAGGTGTTCAAGGATTGTTACATATATCTGAAATAAGAGATTATAGAATAAAAAGTGTTGAAGATGAAATAAGTGAAAACGAAGAAATAACTGTAAAAGTTATAAGTTTAGATAATGATAGAATTGGTTTAAGCATGAAAAGAGTAGGACAAGAATAA
- a CDS encoding S1 RNA-binding domain-containing protein produces MNLELNKEYVGNVVKIVNFGAFVELEPGVQGLLHISEIRDYRIKSVEDEISENEKITVKVINLDNDRIGLSMKRVGQE; encoded by the coding sequence GTGAATTTAGAATTAAACAAAGAGTATGTAGGTAATGTAGTTAAAATAGTTAACTTTGGAGCATTTGTAGAGTTAGAACCAGGTGTTCAAGGATTATTACATATATCTGAAATAAGAGATTATAGAATAAAAAGCGTTGAAGATGAAATAAGTGAAAATGAAAAAATAACTGTAAAAGTTATAAATTTAGACAATGATAGAATTGGTCTAAGTATGAAAAGAGTAGGACAAGAATAG